The following are encoded in a window of Strigops habroptila isolate Jane chromosome 9, bStrHab1.2.pri, whole genome shotgun sequence genomic DNA:
- the CELF6 gene encoding CUGBP Elav-like family member 6 isoform X1, giving the protein MAAAGSGVAAAAEAGAAFSTANSGRVNGLSRPPGAIAMKDHDAIKLFVGQIPRNLEESDLKPLFEEFGRIYELTVLKDRFTGMHKGCAFLTYCARDSALKAQSALHEQKTLPGMNRPIQVKPADSEGRGEDRKLFVGMLGKQQSEDDVRRLFEPFGQIEECTILRGPDGASKGCAFVKYGSHAEAQAAINSLHGSQTMPGASSSLVVKFADTDKERTLRRMHQMAGQLGIFNPMTIQFGAYGAYTQAIMQQQAALMAAAQGTCLNPMAAIAAAQMQQMAAFNVSGLVAAPLTPSSGTSTPPGISTAPVPSIATPIGVNGFSPLPPQTNGQPASETIYTNGIHPYPAQSPTVADPLQQAYAGMQHYAAAYPTAYAPISQAFPQQAPIIPQQQREGPEGCNLFIYHLPQEFGDAELTQMFLPFGNVISAKVFVDRATNQSKCFGFVSFDNPTSAQAAIQAMNGFQIGMKRLKVQLKRPKDANRPY; this is encoded by the exons ATGGccgcggcgggcagcggcgtggcggcggcggcggaggcgggCGCGGCGTTCAGCACCGCGAACAGCGGCCGGGTGAACGGGCTGAGCCGCCCGCCCGGCGCCATCGCCATGAAGGATCACGACGCCATCAAGCTCTTCGTGGGGCAGATCCCGCGTAACCTGGAGGAGAGCGACCTCAAGCCGCTCTTCGAGGAGTTCGGCCGCATCTACGAGCTCACCGTGCTCAAGGATCGCTTCACCGGCATGCACAAAG GCTGTGCCTTCCTCACCTACTGCGCCCGCGACTCGGCCCTGAAGGCACAGAGTGCCCTGCACGAGCAGAAGACGCTGCCAGGG ATGAACCGCCCTATCCAGGTGAAGCCAGCTGACAGCGAGGGCCGAGGAG aagACAGGAAGCTCTTTGTGGGCatgctggggaagcagcagagcGAGGACGACGTCCGGCGCCTCTTCGAGCCCTTCGGCCAGATTGAGGAGTGCACCATCCTCCGAGGGCCCGACGGAGCCAGCAAAG GTTGTGCCTTTGTGAAGTACGGCAGCCACGCCGAGGCACAGGCTGCCATCAACAGCCTGCACGGCAGCCAAACCATGCCG GGCGCCTCCTCCAGCCTGGTGGTGAAGTTTGCGGACACGGACAAGGAGAGGACCCTGCGACGGATGCATCAGATGGCCGGGCAGCTGGGCATCTTCAACCCCATGACCATCCAGTTCGGCGCCTACGGGGCCTACACGCAAGCG AtcatgcagcagcaggcagccctgATGGCGGCTGCGCAGGGGACCTGCCTCAACCCCATGGCTGCCATCGCAGCCGCCCAGATGCAGCAGATGGCCGCCTTCAACGTCAGCGGGCTGGTGGCCGCTCCCCTCACCCCCTCTTCAG gtacGAGCACTCCCCCCGGCATCAGCACAGCGCCGGTGCCCAGCATCGCCACGCCGATCGGCGTCAACGGCTTCAGCCCGCTGCCGCCGCAGACCAACGGGCAGCCCGCCTCGGAGACCATCTACACCAACGGCATCCACCCCTACCCAG ctcaAAGCCCCACGGTGGCAGATCCCCTCCAGCAAGCCTACGCAGGCATGCAGCACTATGCAG CAGCGTATCCCACCGCTTACGCACCCATCAGCCAGGCCTTCCCCCAGCAGGCGCCCATCATCCCGCAGCAGCAGCGAGAAG GTCCCGAGGGCTGTAACCTGTTCATTTATCACCTGCCCCAGGAGTTCGGGGACGCGGAGCTCACGCAGATGTTTTTGCCTTTCGGCAATGTCATCTCTGCCAAAGTCTTTGTAGACCGTGCCACCAACCAGAGTAAATGCTTTG GTTTCGTCAGTTTTGACAATCCGACGAGCGCTCAGGCAGCCATTCAGGCCATGAACGGCTTCCAGATCGGCATGAAGAGGCTAAAAGTCCAGCTAAAGCGGCCGAAAGATGCCAACAGACCCTACTGA
- the CELF6 gene encoding CUGBP Elav-like family member 6 isoform X2, protein MAAAGSGVAAAAEAGAAFSTANSGRVNGLSRPPGAIAMKDHDAIKLFVGQIPRNLEESDLKPLFEEFGRIYELTVLKDRFTGMHKGCAFLTYCARDSALKAQSALHEQKTLPGMNRPIQVKPADSEGRGEDRKLFVGMLGKQQSEDDVRRLFEPFGQIEECTILRGPDGASKGCAFVKYGSHAEAQAAINSLHGSQTMPGASSSLVVKFADTDKERTLRRMHQMAGQLGIFNPMTIQFGAYGAYTQAQQAALMAAAQGTCLNPMAAIAAAQMQQMAAFNVSGLVAAPLTPSSGTSTPPGISTAPVPSIATPIGVNGFSPLPPQTNGQPASETIYTNGIHPYPAQSPTVADPLQQAYAGMQHYAAAYPTAYAPISQAFPQQAPIIPQQQREGPEGCNLFIYHLPQEFGDAELTQMFLPFGNVISAKVFVDRATNQSKCFGFVSFDNPTSAQAAIQAMNGFQIGMKRLKVQLKRPKDANRPY, encoded by the exons ATGGccgcggcgggcagcggcgtggcggcggcggcggaggcgggCGCGGCGTTCAGCACCGCGAACAGCGGCCGGGTGAACGGGCTGAGCCGCCCGCCCGGCGCCATCGCCATGAAGGATCACGACGCCATCAAGCTCTTCGTGGGGCAGATCCCGCGTAACCTGGAGGAGAGCGACCTCAAGCCGCTCTTCGAGGAGTTCGGCCGCATCTACGAGCTCACCGTGCTCAAGGATCGCTTCACCGGCATGCACAAAG GCTGTGCCTTCCTCACCTACTGCGCCCGCGACTCGGCCCTGAAGGCACAGAGTGCCCTGCACGAGCAGAAGACGCTGCCAGGG ATGAACCGCCCTATCCAGGTGAAGCCAGCTGACAGCGAGGGCCGAGGAG aagACAGGAAGCTCTTTGTGGGCatgctggggaagcagcagagcGAGGACGACGTCCGGCGCCTCTTCGAGCCCTTCGGCCAGATTGAGGAGTGCACCATCCTCCGAGGGCCCGACGGAGCCAGCAAAG GTTGTGCCTTTGTGAAGTACGGCAGCCACGCCGAGGCACAGGCTGCCATCAACAGCCTGCACGGCAGCCAAACCATGCCG GGCGCCTCCTCCAGCCTGGTGGTGAAGTTTGCGGACACGGACAAGGAGAGGACCCTGCGACGGATGCATCAGATGGCCGGGCAGCTGGGCATCTTCAACCCCATGACCATCCAGTTCGGCGCCTACGGGGCCTACACGCAAGCG cagcaggcagccctgATGGCGGCTGCGCAGGGGACCTGCCTCAACCCCATGGCTGCCATCGCAGCCGCCCAGATGCAGCAGATGGCCGCCTTCAACGTCAGCGGGCTGGTGGCCGCTCCCCTCACCCCCTCTTCAG gtacGAGCACTCCCCCCGGCATCAGCACAGCGCCGGTGCCCAGCATCGCCACGCCGATCGGCGTCAACGGCTTCAGCCCGCTGCCGCCGCAGACCAACGGGCAGCCCGCCTCGGAGACCATCTACACCAACGGCATCCACCCCTACCCAG ctcaAAGCCCCACGGTGGCAGATCCCCTCCAGCAAGCCTACGCAGGCATGCAGCACTATGCAG CAGCGTATCCCACCGCTTACGCACCCATCAGCCAGGCCTTCCCCCAGCAGGCGCCCATCATCCCGCAGCAGCAGCGAGAAG GTCCCGAGGGCTGTAACCTGTTCATTTATCACCTGCCCCAGGAGTTCGGGGACGCGGAGCTCACGCAGATGTTTTTGCCTTTCGGCAATGTCATCTCTGCCAAAGTCTTTGTAGACCGTGCCACCAACCAGAGTAAATGCTTTG GTTTCGTCAGTTTTGACAATCCGACGAGCGCTCAGGCAGCCATTCAGGCCATGAACGGCTTCCAGATCGGCATGAAGAGGCTAAAAGTCCAGCTAAAGCGGCCGAAAGATGCCAACAGACCCTACTGA
- the CELF6 gene encoding CUGBP Elav-like family member 6 isoform X3: protein MKDHDAIKLFVGQIPRNLEESDLKPLFEEFGRIYELTVLKDRFTGMHKGCAFLTYCARDSALKAQSALHEQKTLPGMNRPIQVKPADSEGRGDRKLFVGMLGKQQSEDDVRRLFEPFGQIEECTILRGPDGASKGCAFVKYGSHAEAQAAINSLHGSQTMPGASSSLVVKFADTDKERTLRRMHQMAGQLGIFNPMTIQFGAYGAYTQAIMQQQAALMAAAQGTCLNPMAAIAAAQMQQMAAFNVSGLVAAPLTPSSGTSTPPGISTAPVPSIATPIGVNGFSPLPPQTNGQPASETIYTNGIHPYPAQSPTVADPLQQAYAGMQHYAAAYPTAYAPISQAFPQQAPIIPQQQREGPEGCNLFIYHLPQEFGDAELTQMFLPFGNVISAKVFVDRATNQSKCFGFVSFDNPTSAQAAIQAMNGFQIGMKRLKVQLKRPKDANRPY from the exons ATGAAGGATCACGACGCCATCAAGCTCTTCGTGGGGCAGATCCCGCGTAACCTGGAGGAGAGCGACCTCAAGCCGCTCTTCGAGGAGTTCGGCCGCATCTACGAGCTCACCGTGCTCAAGGATCGCTTCACCGGCATGCACAAAG GCTGTGCCTTCCTCACCTACTGCGCCCGCGACTCGGCCCTGAAGGCACAGAGTGCCCTGCACGAGCAGAAGACGCTGCCAGGG ATGAACCGCCCTATCCAGGTGAAGCCAGCTGACAGCGAGGGCCGAGGAG ACAGGAAGCTCTTTGTGGGCatgctggggaagcagcagagcGAGGACGACGTCCGGCGCCTCTTCGAGCCCTTCGGCCAGATTGAGGAGTGCACCATCCTCCGAGGGCCCGACGGAGCCAGCAAAG GTTGTGCCTTTGTGAAGTACGGCAGCCACGCCGAGGCACAGGCTGCCATCAACAGCCTGCACGGCAGCCAAACCATGCCG GGCGCCTCCTCCAGCCTGGTGGTGAAGTTTGCGGACACGGACAAGGAGAGGACCCTGCGACGGATGCATCAGATGGCCGGGCAGCTGGGCATCTTCAACCCCATGACCATCCAGTTCGGCGCCTACGGGGCCTACACGCAAGCG AtcatgcagcagcaggcagccctgATGGCGGCTGCGCAGGGGACCTGCCTCAACCCCATGGCTGCCATCGCAGCCGCCCAGATGCAGCAGATGGCCGCCTTCAACGTCAGCGGGCTGGTGGCCGCTCCCCTCACCCCCTCTTCAG gtacGAGCACTCCCCCCGGCATCAGCACAGCGCCGGTGCCCAGCATCGCCACGCCGATCGGCGTCAACGGCTTCAGCCCGCTGCCGCCGCAGACCAACGGGCAGCCCGCCTCGGAGACCATCTACACCAACGGCATCCACCCCTACCCAG ctcaAAGCCCCACGGTGGCAGATCCCCTCCAGCAAGCCTACGCAGGCATGCAGCACTATGCAG CAGCGTATCCCACCGCTTACGCACCCATCAGCCAGGCCTTCCCCCAGCAGGCGCCCATCATCCCGCAGCAGCAGCGAGAAG GTCCCGAGGGCTGTAACCTGTTCATTTATCACCTGCCCCAGGAGTTCGGGGACGCGGAGCTCACGCAGATGTTTTTGCCTTTCGGCAATGTCATCTCTGCCAAAGTCTTTGTAGACCGTGCCACCAACCAGAGTAAATGCTTTG GTTTCGTCAGTTTTGACAATCCGACGAGCGCTCAGGCAGCCATTCAGGCCATGAACGGCTTCCAGATCGGCATGAAGAGGCTAAAAGTCCAGCTAAAGCGGCCGAAAGATGCCAACAGACCCTACTGA
- the CELF6 gene encoding CUGBP Elav-like family member 6 isoform X4: MQLPQVPAPGPRPPVLWVPAGSKILCIEMNRPIQVKPADSEGRGEDRKLFVGMLGKQQSEDDVRRLFEPFGQIEECTILRGPDGASKGCAFVKYGSHAEAQAAINSLHGSQTMPGASSSLVVKFADTDKERTLRRMHQMAGQLGIFNPMTIQFGAYGAYTQAIMQQQAALMAAAQGTCLNPMAAIAAAQMQQMAAFNVSGLVAAPLTPSSGTSTPPGISTAPVPSIATPIGVNGFSPLPPQTNGQPASETIYTNGIHPYPAQSPTVADPLQQAYAGMQHYAAAYPTAYAPISQAFPQQAPIIPQQQREGPEGCNLFIYHLPQEFGDAELTQMFLPFGNVISAKVFVDRATNQSKCFGFVSFDNPTSAQAAIQAMNGFQIGMKRLKVQLKRPKDANRPY, from the exons atGCAGCTGCCGCAGGTGCCGGCGCCCGGGCCGCGGCCGCCCGTGCTGTGGGTGCCCGCCGGGTCCAAGATCCTCTGCATCGAG ATGAACCGCCCTATCCAGGTGAAGCCAGCTGACAGCGAGGGCCGAGGAG aagACAGGAAGCTCTTTGTGGGCatgctggggaagcagcagagcGAGGACGACGTCCGGCGCCTCTTCGAGCCCTTCGGCCAGATTGAGGAGTGCACCATCCTCCGAGGGCCCGACGGAGCCAGCAAAG GTTGTGCCTTTGTGAAGTACGGCAGCCACGCCGAGGCACAGGCTGCCATCAACAGCCTGCACGGCAGCCAAACCATGCCG GGCGCCTCCTCCAGCCTGGTGGTGAAGTTTGCGGACACGGACAAGGAGAGGACCCTGCGACGGATGCATCAGATGGCCGGGCAGCTGGGCATCTTCAACCCCATGACCATCCAGTTCGGCGCCTACGGGGCCTACACGCAAGCG AtcatgcagcagcaggcagccctgATGGCGGCTGCGCAGGGGACCTGCCTCAACCCCATGGCTGCCATCGCAGCCGCCCAGATGCAGCAGATGGCCGCCTTCAACGTCAGCGGGCTGGTGGCCGCTCCCCTCACCCCCTCTTCAG gtacGAGCACTCCCCCCGGCATCAGCACAGCGCCGGTGCCCAGCATCGCCACGCCGATCGGCGTCAACGGCTTCAGCCCGCTGCCGCCGCAGACCAACGGGCAGCCCGCCTCGGAGACCATCTACACCAACGGCATCCACCCCTACCCAG ctcaAAGCCCCACGGTGGCAGATCCCCTCCAGCAAGCCTACGCAGGCATGCAGCACTATGCAG CAGCGTATCCCACCGCTTACGCACCCATCAGCCAGGCCTTCCCCCAGCAGGCGCCCATCATCCCGCAGCAGCAGCGAGAAG GTCCCGAGGGCTGTAACCTGTTCATTTATCACCTGCCCCAGGAGTTCGGGGACGCGGAGCTCACGCAGATGTTTTTGCCTTTCGGCAATGTCATCTCTGCCAAAGTCTTTGTAGACCGTGCCACCAACCAGAGTAAATGCTTTG GTTTCGTCAGTTTTGACAATCCGACGAGCGCTCAGGCAGCCATTCAGGCCATGAACGGCTTCCAGATCGGCATGAAGAGGCTAAAAGTCCAGCTAAAGCGGCCGAAAGATGCCAACAGACCCTACTGA
- the CELF6 gene encoding CUGBP Elav-like family member 6 isoform X6: MQLPQVPAPGPRPPVLWVPAGSKILCIEMNRPIQVKPADSEGRGEDRKLFVGMLGKQQSEDDVRRLFEPFGQIEECTILRGPDGASKGCAFVKYGSHAEAQAAINSLHGSQTMPGASSSLVVKFADTDKERTLRRMHQMAGQLGIFNPMTIQFGAYGAYTQAQQAALMAAAQGTCLNPMAAIAAAQMQQMAAFNVSGLVAAPLTPSSGTSTPPGISTAPVPSIATPIGVNGFSPLPPQTNGQPASETIYTNGIHPYPAQSPTVADPLQQAYAGMQHYAAAYPTAYAPISQAFPQQAPIIPQQQREGPEGCNLFIYHLPQEFGDAELTQMFLPFGNVISAKVFVDRATNQSKCFGFVSFDNPTSAQAAIQAMNGFQIGMKRLKVQLKRPKDANRPY, encoded by the exons atGCAGCTGCCGCAGGTGCCGGCGCCCGGGCCGCGGCCGCCCGTGCTGTGGGTGCCCGCCGGGTCCAAGATCCTCTGCATCGAG ATGAACCGCCCTATCCAGGTGAAGCCAGCTGACAGCGAGGGCCGAGGAG aagACAGGAAGCTCTTTGTGGGCatgctggggaagcagcagagcGAGGACGACGTCCGGCGCCTCTTCGAGCCCTTCGGCCAGATTGAGGAGTGCACCATCCTCCGAGGGCCCGACGGAGCCAGCAAAG GTTGTGCCTTTGTGAAGTACGGCAGCCACGCCGAGGCACAGGCTGCCATCAACAGCCTGCACGGCAGCCAAACCATGCCG GGCGCCTCCTCCAGCCTGGTGGTGAAGTTTGCGGACACGGACAAGGAGAGGACCCTGCGACGGATGCATCAGATGGCCGGGCAGCTGGGCATCTTCAACCCCATGACCATCCAGTTCGGCGCCTACGGGGCCTACACGCAAGCG cagcaggcagccctgATGGCGGCTGCGCAGGGGACCTGCCTCAACCCCATGGCTGCCATCGCAGCCGCCCAGATGCAGCAGATGGCCGCCTTCAACGTCAGCGGGCTGGTGGCCGCTCCCCTCACCCCCTCTTCAG gtacGAGCACTCCCCCCGGCATCAGCACAGCGCCGGTGCCCAGCATCGCCACGCCGATCGGCGTCAACGGCTTCAGCCCGCTGCCGCCGCAGACCAACGGGCAGCCCGCCTCGGAGACCATCTACACCAACGGCATCCACCCCTACCCAG ctcaAAGCCCCACGGTGGCAGATCCCCTCCAGCAAGCCTACGCAGGCATGCAGCACTATGCAG CAGCGTATCCCACCGCTTACGCACCCATCAGCCAGGCCTTCCCCCAGCAGGCGCCCATCATCCCGCAGCAGCAGCGAGAAG GTCCCGAGGGCTGTAACCTGTTCATTTATCACCTGCCCCAGGAGTTCGGGGACGCGGAGCTCACGCAGATGTTTTTGCCTTTCGGCAATGTCATCTCTGCCAAAGTCTTTGTAGACCGTGCCACCAACCAGAGTAAATGCTTTG GTTTCGTCAGTTTTGACAATCCGACGAGCGCTCAGGCAGCCATTCAGGCCATGAACGGCTTCCAGATCGGCATGAAGAGGCTAAAAGTCCAGCTAAAGCGGCCGAAAGATGCCAACAGACCCTACTGA
- the CELF6 gene encoding CUGBP Elav-like family member 6 isoform X5: MQLPQVPAPGPRPPVLWVPAGSKILCIEMNRPIQVKPADSEGRGDRKLFVGMLGKQQSEDDVRRLFEPFGQIEECTILRGPDGASKGCAFVKYGSHAEAQAAINSLHGSQTMPGASSSLVVKFADTDKERTLRRMHQMAGQLGIFNPMTIQFGAYGAYTQAIMQQQAALMAAAQGTCLNPMAAIAAAQMQQMAAFNVSGLVAAPLTPSSGTSTPPGISTAPVPSIATPIGVNGFSPLPPQTNGQPASETIYTNGIHPYPAQSPTVADPLQQAYAGMQHYAAAYPTAYAPISQAFPQQAPIIPQQQREGPEGCNLFIYHLPQEFGDAELTQMFLPFGNVISAKVFVDRATNQSKCFGFVSFDNPTSAQAAIQAMNGFQIGMKRLKVQLKRPKDANRPY, encoded by the exons atGCAGCTGCCGCAGGTGCCGGCGCCCGGGCCGCGGCCGCCCGTGCTGTGGGTGCCCGCCGGGTCCAAGATCCTCTGCATCGAG ATGAACCGCCCTATCCAGGTGAAGCCAGCTGACAGCGAGGGCCGAGGAG ACAGGAAGCTCTTTGTGGGCatgctggggaagcagcagagcGAGGACGACGTCCGGCGCCTCTTCGAGCCCTTCGGCCAGATTGAGGAGTGCACCATCCTCCGAGGGCCCGACGGAGCCAGCAAAG GTTGTGCCTTTGTGAAGTACGGCAGCCACGCCGAGGCACAGGCTGCCATCAACAGCCTGCACGGCAGCCAAACCATGCCG GGCGCCTCCTCCAGCCTGGTGGTGAAGTTTGCGGACACGGACAAGGAGAGGACCCTGCGACGGATGCATCAGATGGCCGGGCAGCTGGGCATCTTCAACCCCATGACCATCCAGTTCGGCGCCTACGGGGCCTACACGCAAGCG AtcatgcagcagcaggcagccctgATGGCGGCTGCGCAGGGGACCTGCCTCAACCCCATGGCTGCCATCGCAGCCGCCCAGATGCAGCAGATGGCCGCCTTCAACGTCAGCGGGCTGGTGGCCGCTCCCCTCACCCCCTCTTCAG gtacGAGCACTCCCCCCGGCATCAGCACAGCGCCGGTGCCCAGCATCGCCACGCCGATCGGCGTCAACGGCTTCAGCCCGCTGCCGCCGCAGACCAACGGGCAGCCCGCCTCGGAGACCATCTACACCAACGGCATCCACCCCTACCCAG ctcaAAGCCCCACGGTGGCAGATCCCCTCCAGCAAGCCTACGCAGGCATGCAGCACTATGCAG CAGCGTATCCCACCGCTTACGCACCCATCAGCCAGGCCTTCCCCCAGCAGGCGCCCATCATCCCGCAGCAGCAGCGAGAAG GTCCCGAGGGCTGTAACCTGTTCATTTATCACCTGCCCCAGGAGTTCGGGGACGCGGAGCTCACGCAGATGTTTTTGCCTTTCGGCAATGTCATCTCTGCCAAAGTCTTTGTAGACCGTGCCACCAACCAGAGTAAATGCTTTG GTTTCGTCAGTTTTGACAATCCGACGAGCGCTCAGGCAGCCATTCAGGCCATGAACGGCTTCCAGATCGGCATGAAGAGGCTAAAAGTCCAGCTAAAGCGGCCGAAAGATGCCAACAGACCCTACTGA